The following are encoded together in the Bradyrhizobium genosp. L genome:
- the lepB gene encoding signal peptidase I: protein MSSGDEVAAAKSKPSTWRGQAAQLVAIVAVVFLAKGAIAEPFYVPSGSMEPTLLIGDALVASKYPYGYGAASLPIQITLPETGRVFGETPKRGDVVVFRWPGDRSQAWVKRVVGLPGDRIQMRQGQLFINDHPAQLKPDGTGFAEDDRGGGEDANRYIETLPNGVSHLIFKIRDNGRLDNTTEVTVPEGKLFVLGDNRDNSADSRVPVRDGGVGLLPIDNLIGRADAVVGSWDLGMRSQPVWTWLSGFRLARFFTSVQ, encoded by the coding sequence GTGAGCAGCGGAGACGAGGTGGCGGCGGCGAAATCGAAACCGTCGACCTGGCGCGGGCAGGCCGCACAACTGGTCGCGATCGTGGCCGTCGTGTTCCTGGCCAAGGGCGCGATCGCCGAGCCGTTCTATGTGCCGTCGGGTTCGATGGAACCGACGCTATTGATCGGCGACGCGCTGGTGGCCTCGAAATATCCGTATGGCTACGGCGCGGCCTCGCTGCCGATCCAGATCACGCTGCCGGAGACCGGCCGCGTGTTCGGCGAGACGCCGAAGCGCGGCGATGTCGTCGTGTTCCGCTGGCCGGGCGACCGCTCGCAGGCCTGGGTCAAGCGCGTGGTAGGTCTCCCCGGCGACCGCATCCAGATGCGGCAGGGCCAGCTCTTCATCAACGATCATCCGGCTCAGCTGAAGCCCGACGGCACCGGCTTCGCCGAAGACGACCGCGGCGGCGGTGAGGATGCCAACCGCTACATCGAGACGCTGCCGAACGGCGTCAGCCATCTGATCTTCAAGATCCGCGACAACGGCCGGCTCGACAACACCACCGAAGTCACGGTGCCGGAAGGCAAGCTGTTCGTGCTCGGCGACAACCGCGACAATTCCGCCGACAGCCGCGTGCCGGTGCGCGACGGCGGCGTCGGGCTGCTGCCGATCGACAATCTGATCGGCCGTGCCGATGCGGTGGTCGGCTCCTGGGACCTCGGCATGCGCAGCCAGCCGGTCTGGACCTGGCTCTCCGGCTTCCGTCTCGCGCGGTTCTTTACGTCCGTGCAGTGA
- a CDS encoding DUF6683 family protein has translation MASGFVIVQDGNQTMRRAAIAFCATVLFGVSVRAEEVKKSPSDYALVKALPIAVHPQDACDGTCAQAAAGERDKLGPSPPWPLYRTSPTETKALHDRLVQRDRKKTTRDTVLTREEAIDAWKLSFPNGNYNPNDLADVFAKLWIFSWICGGIDPNAVTEKASAGVRAQAREILAADPAFSALSEAQRQVAAESMIRAQATAYVMMMIVAKKKNGKQDLPAVSGAMNGVRTAFETQYGLDLRKLALTQERGFAQLLR, from the coding sequence ATGGCCTCCGGTTTCGTCATCGTTCAAGACGGGAATCAGACCATGCGGCGGGCTGCGATTGCATTTTGTGCCACCGTCCTGTTCGGCGTTTCAGTCCGCGCGGAGGAGGTCAAGAAATCTCCGTCGGACTATGCGCTAGTGAAGGCGCTGCCCATTGCCGTTCACCCGCAAGACGCTTGCGACGGGACTTGTGCGCAGGCGGCCGCCGGGGAGCGGGACAAGCTCGGCCCGTCGCCGCCGTGGCCGCTCTACCGCACCTCGCCCACGGAAACCAAGGCCCTGCACGACCGGCTGGTCCAGCGGGACCGGAAGAAGACGACGCGCGATACAGTTTTGACCCGCGAGGAGGCTATCGACGCCTGGAAGCTGTCCTTCCCGAACGGAAACTACAACCCGAACGATCTTGCCGATGTCTTTGCCAAGCTCTGGATCTTTTCCTGGATCTGCGGAGGCATCGATCCGAACGCCGTCACGGAAAAAGCGAGTGCCGGCGTGCGCGCCCAGGCGCGTGAGATACTGGCCGCCGACCCGGCGTTCTCGGCGCTTTCAGAGGCGCAACGGCAAGTCGCTGCGGAATCGATGATCCGCGCCCAGGCGACCGCCTATGTCATGATGATGATCGTGGCCAAGAAGAAGAACGGCAAACAAGACCTTCCCGCCGTGTCGGGCGCCATGAACGGCGTCAGAACTGCGTTCGAGACGCAGTACGGATTGGACCTGCGCAAGCTGGCGCTGACCCAGGAACGGGGGTTCGCGCAGCTGCTGCGGTAA
- a CDS encoding MmcQ/YjbR family DNA-binding protein: MTFDDIRRIALAWAEVENGSSYGTPALKVRKKMLVRLKEDGDSLVMPGVPGDEREMLVARQPKLFYFTDHYRDYPIVLIRLSKAKRGDVEPLLRRHRRTLASKKAVKDYDANA; this comes from the coding sequence ATGACCTTCGACGACATCAGACGGATCGCGCTTGCCTGGGCCGAGGTCGAGAATGGCTCATCCTACGGCACGCCGGCGTTGAAGGTGCGCAAGAAGATGCTGGTGCGGCTGAAGGAAGACGGCGACAGCCTGGTGATGCCCGGCGTGCCGGGCGATGAGCGGGAGATGCTGGTCGCGCGCCAGCCGAAGCTGTTCTACTTCACCGACCACTACCGCGATTACCCGATCGTGCTGATCCGCCTGTCGAAGGCGAAGCGCGGAGACGTCGAGCCGCTGCTGCGGCGGCACAGGCGCACGCTGGCCTCGAAGAAGGCGGTGAAGGATTACGACGCGAATGCGTAG
- a CDS encoding PAN domain-containing protein yields MVTFAVLAAAVVARPALAQTNFDRPGGDYLNAPVTSGDPADCALTCERDRRCRAWSFNYPTDSNNGAVCWLKNTVPARVQDVCCVSGVRGAGVVEPRNGAIETSIDRLGGDYKNFELKASDGDEACQAACTADNKCRAWTYARPGYAGRDAHCFLKKEIKPPRRKAGYTSGVVR; encoded by the coding sequence GTGGTGACGTTCGCGGTGTTGGCCGCCGCCGTCGTCGCACGTCCGGCATTGGCCCAGACCAATTTCGACCGTCCCGGCGGAGACTATCTGAACGCGCCGGTGACGTCGGGCGATCCGGCCGATTGCGCGCTGACCTGCGAGCGCGACCGCCGCTGCCGCGCCTGGAGCTTCAACTATCCGACCGACAGCAACAATGGTGCGGTGTGCTGGCTCAAGAACACCGTGCCGGCGCGGGTGCAGGACGTCTGCTGCGTCTCCGGCGTGCGCGGCGCCGGCGTGGTCGAGCCGCGCAACGGCGCGATCGAAACCTCGATCGACCGCCTCGGCGGCGACTACAAGAACTTCGAACTGAAGGCCAGCGACGGCGACGAGGCCTGCCAGGCCGCCTGCACCGCCGACAACAAATGCCGCGCCTGGACCTATGCAAGGCCCGGCTATGCCGGCCGCGACGCGCACTGCTTCCTGAAAAAGGAGATCAAGCCGCCGCGCCGCAAAGCAGGATACACCTCGGGCGTGGTGCGCTGA
- a CDS encoding glutamate--cysteine ligase produces the protein MARDQIDMTPLQSRDELVAWIEAGVKPESEFRIGTEHEKTPFTLEGHHPVPYEGAKGIGALLEGMKLLLGWEPIMERGNIIGLYDVTGGGAISLEPGGQFELSGAPVETVHQTQSELMAHLAQVREVATPLGIGFLGLGMTPSWSRAQIPVMPKGRYKIMRNYMPKVGQYGLDMMFRTCTVQTNLDFSSEADMVKKLRVSLALQPVATALFANSPFTEGKPNGFLSFRSEIWRDTDNARSGMLPFAFEDGMSYERYVDYALDVPMYFVKRGDEYIDVAGSSFRAFFAGKNDVMPGQRPTLSDWANHLSTIFPEVRLKRYLEMRGADGVPWGRLPALPAFWVGLLYDNDSLEAAWDIVRHWTAPERQALRDDVPRFGFKSRIKNRYLFEIAKECLILSHAGLRRRGRIDHLGRDESRFLEPLERIIETGRSPAEEMLEKFNGPWNGSVEPAYQEYAF, from the coding sequence ATGGCGCGTGACCAGATCGATATGACGCCGCTGCAATCGCGCGACGAACTCGTGGCGTGGATCGAAGCCGGCGTGAAACCCGAATCCGAATTCCGGATCGGCACCGAGCACGAGAAGACGCCGTTCACGCTCGAGGGTCACCACCCGGTGCCGTATGAGGGCGCCAAGGGCATCGGCGCGCTGCTCGAGGGCATGAAGCTCCTGCTCGGCTGGGAGCCGATCATGGAGCGCGGCAACATCATCGGCCTCTACGACGTCACCGGCGGCGGCGCGATCTCGCTGGAGCCGGGCGGCCAGTTCGAACTGTCGGGCGCGCCGGTCGAGACCGTGCACCAGACCCAAAGCGAGCTGATGGCGCATCTGGCGCAGGTGCGCGAGGTCGCAACCCCGCTCGGCATCGGCTTCCTCGGCCTCGGCATGACGCCGTCCTGGTCGCGCGCGCAGATTCCGGTGATGCCGAAAGGCCGCTACAAGATCATGCGCAACTACATGCCGAAGGTCGGCCAATACGGCCTCGACATGATGTTCCGCACCTGCACGGTGCAGACCAATCTCGACTTCTCCTCGGAAGCCGACATGGTGAAGAAGCTGCGGGTCTCGCTTGCGTTGCAGCCGGTCGCGACCGCGCTGTTCGCCAACTCGCCGTTCACCGAGGGCAAGCCGAACGGCTTCCTCTCGTTCCGCTCCGAGATCTGGCGCGACACCGACAATGCGCGTTCGGGCATGCTGCCGTTCGCGTTCGAGGACGGCATGTCCTACGAGCGCTATGTCGACTACGCGCTCGACGTTCCGATGTATTTCGTCAAGCGCGGCGACGAATATATCGACGTTGCAGGCTCCTCGTTCCGCGCCTTCTTCGCCGGCAAGAACGACGTCATGCCCGGCCAGCGCCCGACGCTGTCGGACTGGGCCAATCATCTCTCGACGATCTTCCCCGAGGTGCGGCTAAAGCGTTACCTCGAGATGCGCGGCGCCGACGGCGTGCCGTGGGGGCGGCTGCCGGCGCTGCCGGCGTTCTGGGTCGGGCTGCTCTATGACAATGACAGCCTCGAAGCGGCCTGGGACATCGTCCGGCACTGGACCGCGCCGGAGCGGCAGGCGCTGCGCGACGACGTGCCGCGCTTCGGCTTCAAGTCGCGGATCAAGAACCGCTATCTGTTCGAGATCGCCAAGGAGTGCCTGATCCTGTCGCATGCCGGCCTGCGGCGCCGCGGCCGCATCGATCATCTCGGCCGCGACGAAAGCCGCTTCCTCGAACCGCTCGAGCGCATCATCGAGACCGGCCGTTCGCCGGCGGAGGAGATGCTCGAGAAGTTCAACGGCCCCTGGAACGGCTCGGTGGAACCGGCCTATCAGGAGTACGCGTTTTAG
- a CDS encoding MarR family winged helix-turn-helix transcriptional regulator, protein MKRKLSSEATAAWIRLMRVPSRVLDCVEQDLKKAGFPPLAWYDALLELSRAPSGELRPVELERQMLIPQYSTSRLIDRLVDEGLAARRECKIDKRGQFVEITEAGRELQKKMWSAYSAAIDKHVGSKLSDAEATRLCGLLDRLGCSCDDVKADGKTEAKTEGKAAPARDGATVR, encoded by the coding sequence ATGAAACGCAAGCTATCGAGCGAGGCGACCGCTGCCTGGATCCGCCTGATGCGGGTGCCGAGCCGCGTGCTCGACTGCGTCGAGCAGGATCTGAAGAAGGCCGGCTTTCCGCCGCTCGCCTGGTATGACGCACTGCTGGAGCTGTCGCGCGCCCCGTCCGGCGAGCTGCGCCCGGTCGAGCTCGAACGCCAGATGCTGATCCCGCAATATTCGACCTCGCGGCTGATCGACCGGCTGGTCGACGAGGGGCTCGCCGCGCGCCGCGAATGCAAGATCGACAAGCGCGGCCAGTTCGTCGAGATCACCGAAGCCGGCCGCGAGCTGCAGAAGAAGATGTGGAGCGCCTATTCGGCCGCGATCGACAAGCATGTCGGCTCCAAACTGTCGGATGCCGAGGCGACCAGGCTCTGCGGCCTGCTCGACCGGCTCGGCTGCTCCTGCGACGACGTCAAAGCCGACGGCAAGACCGAAGCGAAGACCGAAGGCAAGGCGGCGCCGGCGCGAGACGGCGCGACCGTCCGATGA
- the gstA gene encoding glutathione transferase GstA, whose translation MKLYYSPGACSLSPHIALLEAGLPYDLVKVDLRAKKLENGDDFLKVNPKGQVPALGLDSGEMVTEGPIIIQMIADKVSDKKLAPARDSNERYKLLEWLNYITTELHKNLGPMFSPVLADDAKAFFKDRAMGKFKYVESQLAGHDYLMGNQFTVADGYLFTMIMWATDRLGFDLSGLPNVTAYKARVAARPMVQEALKKEGLLKAA comes from the coding sequence ATGAAGCTTTACTACTCCCCCGGTGCCTGCTCCCTCTCCCCCCACATCGCGCTGCTCGAGGCAGGCCTGCCCTACGACCTGGTCAAGGTCGATTTGCGGGCCAAGAAGCTCGAAAACGGCGACGATTTCCTCAAAGTGAACCCGAAGGGCCAGGTGCCCGCGCTGGGCCTGGATTCCGGCGAAATGGTCACCGAGGGGCCGATCATCATCCAGATGATCGCCGACAAGGTGTCGGACAAGAAGCTGGCGCCGGCTCGCGATTCCAACGAGCGCTACAAGCTGCTCGAATGGCTGAACTACATCACGACCGAGCTGCACAAGAATCTCGGCCCGATGTTCTCGCCTGTTCTCGCCGATGACGCCAAGGCCTTCTTCAAGGACCGCGCGATGGGCAAGTTCAAATATGTCGAGAGCCAGCTCGCCGGTCACGATTACCTGATGGGCAACCAGTTCACCGTCGCCGACGGCTACCTCTTCACCATGATCATGTGGGCCACCGACCGGCTCGGCTTCGATCTCTCCGGCCTGCCCAATGTCACCGCCTACAAGGCCCGCGTCGCCGCGCGCCCGATGGTGCAGGAGGCGCTGAAGAAGGAAGGCCTGCTCAAGGCGGCGTGA
- a CDS encoding 3-hydroxyacyl-CoA dehydrogenase NAD-binding domain-containing protein: protein MAYKNFKFETDADGIALVTWDIPGRSMNVLDETSILEIEEITKQTTSDPAIKGVVITSAKDAFCAGADLSMLEGMSRTYADLLKGKGEEAANQALFEQSRRFSQAFRAIETSGKPWVAAINGLALGGGFEITLSCHYRVAADNPKTRLGLPEIKVGLFPGAGGTQRVPRIVPPQDAMTMLLKGEALNLTRAKALNLVHAVVPAADMIKTAKDWIKGGGKAVAPWDEKGFKLPGGPVFSKMGMQMFPAGNAIYRRETYDNYPAARAIMSCVYEGLQLPIDAGLRVESRYFTQILRSKEAQAMIRSLFLSMQELNKGARRPAGVPPTKVKKLAVIGAGFMGASVGFVSAQAGIDVVLVDRDQESADKGKGHAKSVIDGLIAKGRMKAEAGDAILSRISATADYNAISDCDLVIEAVFEDRKIKADTYAKAQPLLKAGAIFASNTSTLPINSLAEEFKDQGKFLGIHFFSPVEKMMLVEIIMGKNTGDVALATALDYVRAIGKTPIVVNDSRGFFANRCVMRYIAEGNEMLLEGVPPAMIENTAKMAGMPVGPLSLQDEVALDLGLKITKATEADLGPNAIDQAQKQLMVEMVEKQGRFGRKNGKGFYDYPEKGKGQKSLWPGLANLQPKQLDPDTLHVDELKQRFLVVQAVEAARTVEDHVITDVREADVGSILGFGFAPFTGGTLSYIDFMGTKNFVELCHKFEAKYGSRFTPPKLLEEMAAKGETFYGRFPPKKAAQAAG, encoded by the coding sequence ATGGCCTACAAGAATTTCAAGTTCGAGACCGACGCCGACGGCATCGCGCTGGTCACCTGGGACATCCCCGGCCGCTCGATGAACGTGCTGGACGAGACCTCGATCCTCGAAATCGAGGAGATCACCAAGCAGACGACCAGCGACCCCGCGATCAAGGGCGTCGTCATCACCTCGGCCAAGGATGCGTTCTGCGCCGGCGCCGATCTCTCGATGCTCGAGGGCATGAGCCGCACCTATGCCGATCTCCTGAAAGGGAAGGGCGAGGAAGCGGCTAACCAGGCGCTGTTCGAGCAGAGCCGCCGCTTCTCGCAGGCGTTCCGCGCGATCGAAACGTCGGGCAAGCCGTGGGTTGCCGCGATCAACGGCCTCGCGCTCGGCGGCGGTTTCGAGATCACGCTGTCCTGCCACTACCGCGTCGCCGCCGACAACCCGAAGACCCGGCTCGGCCTGCCCGAGATCAAGGTCGGCCTGTTCCCCGGCGCCGGGGGCACCCAGCGCGTGCCGCGCATCGTGCCGCCGCAGGACGCGATGACGATGCTGCTGAAGGGCGAGGCGCTCAACCTTACGCGCGCCAAGGCGCTCAACCTCGTTCATGCCGTCGTCCCCGCCGCCGACATGATCAAGACGGCGAAGGACTGGATCAAGGGCGGCGGCAAGGCCGTCGCGCCGTGGGACGAGAAGGGTTTCAAGCTACCGGGCGGACCCGTCTTCTCCAAGATGGGCATGCAGATGTTCCCGGCCGGCAACGCGATCTATCGCCGCGAGACCTACGACAATTATCCGGCCGCGCGCGCCATCATGAGCTGCGTCTATGAAGGCCTGCAGCTGCCGATCGACGCGGGGCTTCGGGTCGAGTCGCGCTACTTCACCCAGATCCTGCGCTCGAAGGAAGCGCAGGCGATGATCCGCTCGCTGTTCCTGTCGATGCAGGAACTGAACAAGGGCGCGCGCCGCCCGGCCGGCGTGCCGCCGACCAAGGTGAAGAAGCTCGCCGTGATCGGCGCCGGCTTCATGGGCGCCAGCGTCGGCTTCGTCTCGGCGCAGGCCGGGATCGACGTTGTGCTGGTCGATCGCGACCAGGAGAGCGCCGACAAGGGCAAGGGTCATGCGAAGAGCGTGATCGACGGGCTGATCGCGAAGGGCCGCATGAAGGCTGAGGCAGGCGACGCCATCCTGTCGCGTATCTCGGCGACCGCGGACTACAACGCGATCTCCGACTGCGATCTCGTGATCGAAGCCGTGTTCGAGGATCGCAAGATCAAGGCCGACACCTATGCCAAGGCGCAGCCGCTGCTGAAGGCGGGCGCGATCTTCGCCTCGAATACCTCGACATTGCCGATCAACTCGCTGGCCGAGGAGTTCAAGGACCAGGGCAAGTTCCTCGGCATCCATTTCTTCTCGCCGGTCGAGAAGATGATGCTGGTCGAGATCATCATGGGCAAGAACACCGGCGACGTCGCGCTGGCGACTGCGCTCGATTACGTGCGCGCGATCGGCAAGACGCCCATCGTGGTCAACGACTCACGCGGCTTCTTCGCCAACCGCTGCGTGATGCGCTACATCGCCGAGGGCAACGAGATGCTGCTCGAAGGCGTGCCGCCGGCGATGATCGAGAACACCGCCAAGATGGCCGGCATGCCGGTCGGCCCGCTGTCGCTGCAGGACGAGGTCGCGCTCGATCTGGGCTTAAAGATCACCAAGGCGACCGAAGCCGATCTCGGCCCCAATGCGATCGACCAGGCGCAGAAGCAGCTGATGGTCGAGATGGTCGAGAAGCAGGGCCGCTTTGGCCGCAAGAACGGCAAGGGCTTTTACGACTATCCCGAGAAGGGCAAGGGCCAGAAGAGCCTGTGGCCGGGGCTCGCCAACCTTCAGCCGAAGCAGCTCGATCCGGATACGCTTCATGTCGATGAATTGAAGCAGCGTTTCCTGGTGGTGCAGGCGGTAGAAGCCGCGCGCACCGTCGAGGATCACGTCATCACCGACGTGCGCGAGGCGGATGTCGGCTCGATCCTGGGCTTCGGCTTCGCACCGTTCACCGGCGGCACGCTGTCCTATATCGACTTCATGGGGACCAAGAACTTCGTCGAGCTCTGCCACAAGTTCGAAGCCAAATACGGCTCCCGCTTCACCCCGCCGAAACTGCTGGAAGAGATGGCGGCGAAGGGCGAAACCTTCTACGGCCGCTTCCCGCCAAAGAAGGCGGCGCAAGCCGCGGGGTAG
- a CDS encoding acetyl-CoA C-acetyltransferase has translation MPEAYIYDHVRTPRGRGKQDGALHEVTALALATVPLKALKDRNNLPEDSVDDVVLGVVDPVGEAGSDIARFAALKAGLGEKVPGVQISRFCASGLDAVNFAAAQIMAGQHELVIGGGAESMSRVGIGASGGAWPMDPSMAVPAYFMPQGISADLIATKYGFSRDDVDAYAVQSQQRAAKSWEEGRFKNSVVPVKDVNGLTILAKDEHMRPTTTMQSLAQLQPSFAAMAAMAGFDAVAVQSHPEVEKVNYVHHAGNSSGIVDGAGAVLLGSKEAGAKHGLKPRAKIRAFANIGSEPAMMLTGPVDVTEKLFERSGMKKSDIDLFELNEAFASVVLRYIQAFDIDNAKINVNGGAIALGHPLGATGAMILGTVLDELERTNKETALVTLCIGGGMGTATIIERV, from the coding sequence ATGCCTGAGGCCTATATCTACGATCACGTTCGCACCCCGCGCGGCCGCGGCAAGCAAGATGGCGCGCTGCACGAGGTCACCGCGCTGGCGCTCGCCACGGTGCCGCTCAAGGCGCTGAAGGACCGCAACAACCTGCCTGAGGACAGCGTCGACGACGTCGTGCTCGGCGTGGTCGATCCGGTCGGCGAAGCCGGCAGCGACATCGCGCGCTTCGCCGCGCTGAAGGCGGGTCTCGGCGAGAAGGTGCCGGGCGTGCAGATCAGCCGGTTCTGCGCCTCCGGCCTCGATGCCGTAAATTTCGCCGCGGCCCAGATCATGGCCGGCCAGCATGAGCTCGTGATCGGCGGCGGTGCCGAATCGATGAGCCGGGTCGGCATCGGCGCCTCCGGTGGCGCCTGGCCGATGGACCCCTCGATGGCAGTGCCGGCCTATTTCATGCCGCAGGGCATCTCGGCCGATTTGATCGCCACCAAATACGGCTTCTCGCGCGACGACGTCGACGCCTATGCGGTGCAGAGCCAGCAGCGCGCGGCGAAGTCCTGGGAAGAAGGCCGCTTCAAGAACTCGGTGGTGCCGGTCAAGGACGTCAACGGCCTGACGATCCTGGCCAAGGACGAGCACATGCGCCCGACCACGACGATGCAGTCGCTGGCGCAGCTGCAGCCGTCATTCGCGGCGATGGCGGCGATGGCCGGCTTCGATGCGGTCGCGGTGCAGTCGCATCCCGAGGTCGAGAAGGTCAATTACGTGCACCATGCCGGCAACTCCTCCGGCATCGTCGACGGCGCCGGTGCGGTGCTGCTCGGCAGCAAGGAGGCGGGCGCGAAGCACGGCCTGAAGCCACGCGCGAAGATCCGCGCGTTCGCCAATATCGGCTCGGAGCCCGCCATGATGCTGACCGGCCCGGTCGACGTCACCGAAAAGCTGTTCGAGCGCTCCGGCATGAAGAAGTCGGATATCGACCTGTTCGAGCTCAACGAGGCCTTCGCCTCGGTGGTGCTGCGCTACATCCAGGCCTTCGACATCGACAACGCCAAGATCAACGTCAATGGCGGCGCGATTGCGCTCGGCCATCCGCTCGGCGCGACGGGGGCGATGATCCTCGGCACCGTGCTCGACGAGCTCGAGCGCACCAACAAAGAGACCGCGCTGGTGACCCTGTGCATCGGCGGCGGCATGGGCACCGCGACGATCATCGAGCGGGTGTAA
- a CDS encoding acyl-CoA dehydrogenase C-terminal domain-containing protein, whose product MPIYKAPVEDVSFLLNDVFQIDRYDNLPGFTDASADVREAIIGEAAKLSEEVLQPLNRTGDLEGCKRNDDASVTTPKGFKEAFKQVTEGGWLGLSAPTEYGGQGLPVTLSQVVAEFQISANMAFSMYGGLTMGATAALLVHGTPEQKQTYVPKMIAGEWTGTMNLTEPHCGTDLGLLRTKAVRQQDGSFKITGTKIFISAGEHDLTSNIIHLVLARIEGAPAGIKGVSLFVVPKVMVNADGSLGQRNGVSCGSIEHKMGIHGNSTCVMNYDNATGWVIGEENKGMQGMFVMMNEARLGVAVQGLAQSEVAYQNAVAYARERLQGRALTGVQAPDKPADPIIVHPDVRRTLLTIRAFNEAARAMVVWTALKSDVAHRSDDPKDRQAADDHMGLMTPVLKGVLTDTGFANTVSAQQMYGGHGYIAEQGMEQFVRDARIAMIYEGANGIQALDLVGRKLPRDGGRAAMAFFGEVGAFAKEHGGDEAMKPFITPLSTALGHLQQATGWLMQNALAKPDNAGAAATDYMKLFGLVALGYMWAKMAKVTQDKIAASGATQYLNTKLVTGRFFMEKLLPETAVHLARVQSGSATTMELAAEAF is encoded by the coding sequence ATGCCGATCTACAAAGCCCCTGTCGAGGACGTCAGCTTCCTGCTCAACGACGTCTTCCAGATCGATCGCTACGACAATCTGCCGGGCTTCACCGACGCCTCAGCCGATGTGCGCGAGGCGATCATCGGCGAGGCCGCCAAGCTCAGCGAAGAGGTGCTGCAGCCGCTCAATCGCACCGGCGATCTCGAAGGCTGCAAGCGCAACGACGATGCCAGCGTCACCACGCCGAAAGGTTTCAAGGAGGCGTTCAAGCAGGTCACCGAGGGCGGCTGGCTCGGGCTTTCCGCGCCGACGGAGTATGGCGGGCAGGGCCTGCCGGTGACGCTTTCGCAGGTGGTCGCCGAATTCCAGATCTCCGCCAACATGGCGTTCTCGATGTATGGCGGCCTCACCATGGGCGCGACCGCGGCGCTGCTGGTGCACGGCACCCCCGAGCAGAAGCAGACCTATGTGCCGAAGATGATTGCCGGCGAATGGACCGGCACCATGAACCTGACCGAGCCGCATTGCGGCACCGATCTCGGTCTGCTCCGCACCAAGGCGGTGCGCCAGCAAGACGGCAGCTTCAAGATCACGGGCACCAAGATCTTCATCTCGGCCGGCGAGCATGATCTGACCTCCAACATCATCCATCTGGTGCTGGCACGGATCGAAGGCGCGCCCGCCGGCATCAAGGGCGTCTCGCTGTTCGTCGTGCCCAAGGTGATGGTCAATGCCGACGGCTCGCTGGGGCAGCGCAACGGCGTGTCCTGCGGCTCGATCGAGCACAAGATGGGCATCCACGGCAATTCCACCTGCGTGATGAACTACGACAACGCCACCGGCTGGGTGATCGGCGAAGAGAACAAGGGCATGCAGGGCATGTTCGTGATGATGAACGAGGCCCGGCTCGGGGTCGCCGTGCAGGGCCTCGCGCAGTCCGAGGTCGCCTATCAGAACGCGGTGGCCTACGCGCGCGAACGCCTGCAGGGCCGCGCGCTGACCGGCGTGCAGGCCCCGGACAAGCCGGCCGATCCGATCATCGTGCATCCCGACGTGCGCCGCACGCTGCTGACGATCCGCGCCTTCAACGAGGCGGCGCGCGCGATGGTGGTGTGGACCGCGCTGAAGAGCGACGTCGCGCATCGCTCCGACGATCCCAAGGATCGCCAGGCCGCCGACGACCATATGGGCCTGATGACGCCGGTGCTGAAGGGCGTGCTGACCGATACCGGCTTCGCCAACACCGTCTCGGCGCAGCAGATGTATGGCGGCCATGGCTACATTGCTGAGCAGGGCATGGAGCAGTTCGTCCGCGATGCCCGCATCGCGATGATCTATGAGGGCGCCAACGGCATCCAGGCGCTGGATCTGGTCGGCCGCAAGCTGCCGCGCGACGGCGGCCGTGCCGCGATGGCGTTCTTCGGCGAGGTCGGCGCCTTCGCCAAGGAGCATGGCGGCGACGAGGCGATGAAGCCGTTCATCACGCCGCTGTCGACCGCGCTCGGCCATTTGCAGCAGGCGACCGGCTGGCTGATGCAGAACGCGCTGGCCAAGCCCGACAATGCCGGCGCCGCTGCGACCGACTACATGAAGCTGTTCGGCCTTGTCGCGCTCGGTTACATGTGGGCCAAGATGGCCAAGGTGACGCAGGACAAGATCGCGGCCTCCGGCGCCACGCAATACCTGAACACCAAGCTCGTCACCGGCCGCTTCTTCATGGAAAAGCTGCTGCCGGAAACCGCCGTGCACCTGGCTCGGGTCCAGAGCGGCAGCGCCACCACGATGGAACTGGCCGCGGAGGCGTTCTAA
- a CDS encoding nuclear transport factor 2 family protein, translated as MRSPGLDKWYAYMNSHDTAVLWDLLHPDAVFESPVVHTPQRGRDITFKYLISAAKVLGGPTFKYLGEWQNDTGAVLEFENEIDGIKLNGVDIISFDADGRITHFKVMVRPLKAINLLHQMMGAELMKQGGAASQSQPR; from the coding sequence ATGCGCAGTCCGGGCCTCGACAAGTGGTACGCCTACATGAATTCCCACGACACCGCTGTCTTGTGGGACCTGCTGCACCCGGATGCGGTGTTTGAAAGCCCGGTGGTGCACACCCCGCAGCGCGGCCGCGACATCACCTTCAAATATCTCATTAGCGCGGCGAAAGTGCTCGGCGGTCCCACCTTCAAGTATCTCGGCGAATGGCAGAACGACACCGGCGCGGTGCTCGAATTCGAGAACGAGATCGACGGCATCAAGCTCAACGGCGTCGACATCATCAGCTTCGACGCTGACGGCCGCATCACGCATTTCAAGGTGATGGTGCGCCCGCTGAAGGCGATCAATCTGCTGCATCAGATGATGGGCGCCGAGCTGATGAAGCAAGGCGGCGCTGCGTCGCAATCACAGCCCCGATAG